A single region of the Fusobacterium sp. SYSU M8D902 genome encodes:
- a CDS encoding restriction endonuclease, translating into MNYYIFRIDYSDRDYFKENLKRGILKQGWGLEKLSLLDENGEERNQEEWVNACPANWRDTDEARRYLRNKNSNLRKMLEMKEGDIILIPKFPEWNMFSLYRVKGKYYFDLEKTKGDYGHCIPVEVATKFSDEIDKYFTYNGNDATKVIHSKLRGYQKAINSVYNNEIISAIESLLQIKSIKEESQITEILRGIFEKNIKSMENLNKEIFSIRPDDVEKIVEEIFVKQGYLVESRNSYDKKGEDSDRTFIKPLPILCEVNDEIGSCRVYVQIKKKDGVCDEDEGIKQLEDIVKSKEKIEGIEDKINNIYKVLVCTGEFSDRIKELARDKNIILIDGIQLVRMCIKNI; encoded by the coding sequence ATGAACTACTACATATTTAGAATTGATTATTCAGACAGAGATTATTTTAAAGAAAATTTGAAAAGAGGTATTTTAAAACAAGGTTGGGGTTTGGAGAAATTATCCTTACTTGATGAAAATGGAGAAGAGAGAAATCAAGAGGAATGGGTTAATGCTTGTCCAGCAAATTGGAGAGATACTGACGAAGCTAGAAGATATCTTAGAAATAAAAACAGTAACCTAAGAAAAATGTTAGAGATGAAAGAGGGAGATATAATTCTTATTCCTAAATTTCCCGAGTGGAATATGTTTTCTTTATACAGAGTTAAAGGGAAATATTATTTTGATTTAGAGAAGACAAAAGGAGATTATGGACATTGTATTCCTGTTGAAGTTGCTACTAAATTTTCAGATGAGATAGATAAGTATTTTACTTATAATGGAAATGATGCTACTAAAGTAATTCACAGCAAGTTAAGAGGATATCAAAAGGCTATAAATAGTGTTTATAATAATGAGATAATTAGTGCTATTGAAAGTTTATTACAAATAAAAAGCATAAAAGAGGAATCTCAAATAACAGAGATTTTAAGAGGTATTTTTGAGAAAAATATCAAGAGTATGGAAAATCTAAATAAAGAGATCTTTTCAATTAGACCTGATGATGTTGAAAAAATAGTAGAAGAAATTTTTGTAAAACAAGGATATTTAGTTGAAAGTAGAAACTCATATGATAAAAAAGGTGAAGATTCCGACAGAACCTTTATAAAGCCTCTTCCAATATTGTGTGAAGTCAATGATGAAATAGGAAGTTGTAGAGTATATGTACAGATTAAGAAAAAAGATGGTGTTTGTGATGAAGATGAAGGAATAAAACAACTTGAAGATATAGTTAAGTCTAAAGAGAAAATTGAAGGAATAGAAGATAAAATTAATAATATTTATAAAGTTTTAGTTTGTACAGGAGAATTTAGTGATAGAATTAAAGAGTTAGCAAGAGATAAAAATATTATTTTAATTGATGGGATACAACTTGTAAGAATGTGTATTAAAAATATTTAA
- a CDS encoding TaqI-like C-terminal specificity domain-containing protein produces the protein MSDRFKKIIKNNTQFFDVLVGYFRASGFYELYEALEKVENLWEVSEPLSVKYILGILNSKLLSFYHMNTSPKAKKGLFPKILVNDVRNLHIYDKENPLNSKIIDLVDRVIELKKLNKDTQDLENQIDEMVYDLYELTEEEKELVREF, from the coding sequence TTGTCAGATAGATTTAAGAAAATAATAAAAAATAATACACAATTTTTTGATGTTTTAGTAGGGTATTTTAGAGCTAGTGGATTTTACGAGCTATATGAAGCTTTAGAAAAAGTTGAAAATTTATGGGAAGTTAGTGAGCCATTATCTGTAAAGTATATTTTAGGAATTTTAAACTCTAAATTATTAAGCTTTTATCATATGAATACTTCACCAAAAGCTAAAAAAGGACTTTTCCCTAAAATATTGGTTAATGATGTAAGAAATTTACATATTTATGATAAAGAAAATCCTTTAAACTCTAAAATAATAGATTTAGTTGATAGAGTAATAGAACTAAAGAAATTAAATAAAGATACTCAAGATCTTGAAAATCAAATTGATGAAATGGTTTATGATTTATATGAATTAACTGAAGAGGAAAAAGAATTAGTAAGAGAATTTTAA
- a CDS encoding single-stranded DNA-binding protein, whose amino-acid sequence MNLDVNELLEIAKKEVENLKTDEIFLVKELFKGYEWNRIDRKTRLLLGILFLNWVRTTNEDKIKIIEKTSSGQQKYKII is encoded by the coding sequence TTGAACTTAGATGTTAATGAATTATTAGAAATAGCAAAAAAAGAGGTTGAAAATTTAAAAACAGATGAAATATTTTTGGTTAAAGAACTTTTTAAAGGGTATGAATGGAATAGGATAGATAGAAAAACTAGACTTTTATTAGGAATATTATTTTTAAACTGGGTAAGAACAACTAATGAAGATAAAATAAAAATTATTGAAAAGACATCATCTGGGCAACAAAAATATAAAATAATTTAA
- a CDS encoding transposase, producing the protein VWKKSIKNYWNKLNVKIQSLVFDFNQDFSSNFSSFFEVCHYLQNLNINFVYGRGKRKSKEQKYYELCIEYLEKYQKYSEHFQNLKERNSYSKTDIDATFMRMKDDYMRNGQLKPGYNLQIGVISEYICVYDIFPNPSDSKTLIPFLKKANSLDLNIKNVVADAGYESIDNYEYLEKKGYTSYIKPIYFEKSKTRKFKNDLNRVENLIYNSAENRLFRKDGVELKFIYSSKNGRKQYFFNPETQKKVGYNSRFRMLSTKSQENISSDYGKCLRMNRSIQVEGAFAVLKEDMKLRKLKVRGKSSVLREICLFCLGYNLNRLIQREKNNRKGTTLHSLKTA; encoded by the coding sequence GTTTGGAAAAAATCTATTAAAAATTATTGGAATAAACTTAATGTTAAAATTCAATCTCTTGTTTTTGATTTTAACCAAGATTTTAGTTCTAATTTTTCTTCTTTCTTTGAAGTTTGTCATTACCTTCAAAATTTAAATATTAATTTTGTTTATGGGCGCGGAAAAAGAAAGTCAAAAGAACAAAAATATTATGAATTGTGCATTGAATATTTAGAGAAATATCAAAAGTACTCAGAACATTTTCAAAATTTAAAAGAAAGAAATAGCTATTCAAAAACTGATATAGATGCTACTTTTATGAGAATGAAGGATGATTATATGAGAAACGGTCAATTAAAACCAGGATATAATTTACAAATTGGAGTTATCAGCGAATATATATGTGTTTATGATATTTTTCCAAATCCTTCTGATTCTAAAACTTTAATTCCTTTCTTGAAGAAAGCTAATTCTTTAGATTTAAACATAAAAAATGTAGTAGCTGATGCTGGTTATGAGAGTATAGATAATTATGAATATTTAGAGAAAAAAGGCTATACTTCATATATAAAACCAATATATTTTGAAAAATCAAAAACCAGAAAGTTTAAGAATGATTTGAATAGAGTTGAAAATCTAATATATAACTCAGCTGAAAATAGACTTTTTAGAAAGGATGGAGTTGAGTTAAAATTCATTTATTCGAGTAAAAATGGAAGAAAACAATATTTTTTCAATCCAGAAACTCAAAAAAAAGTAGGATACAATTCAAGATTTAGAATGTTATCAACTAAGTCCCAAGAAAATATATCAAGTGATTATGGTAAATGCTTAAGAATGAATAGAAGTATTCAAGTAGAAGGAGCTTTTGCGGTACTAAAAGAAGATATGAAACTAAGGAAATTAAAAGTTCGCGGGAAAAGTAGTGTTTTAAGAGAAATATGTTTATTTTGTTTAGGTTATAACTTAAATCGCCTAATTCAAAGAGAAAAAAATAATAGAAAAGGAACAACACTTCATTCTTTAAAAACAGCATAA
- a CDS encoding reverse transcriptase domain-containing protein: MENEMDLSLKLQEAYILLKKSFYYENNSLLHIKFQIAKFEAENKLLDKQNREIFFDDLAEHINNEVFINELLNKISYKKIIKKFDENTKEIKYNYIIDCPVELHLISMLWILESGVELDKEIVKNSYGYRLENDKNKSIFKKYIIQYYKWLENGLEIAQDLVERNEDIVLLKMDLKRYYYNISEENLITQIKKLNNNIEDNNLFNIILKINKKYTELLKLALPQEEKEGFGEYFLPIGLYSSAVLANFYLKEFDENILNCYPDYYGRYVDDIFIILRERNTLTSTDAEEYLKNRFPEVFNKEYLSNLKLNFDFKNNNKIIMKTLSGNLKKIKFKEVKEKFLEKPSPFNFLPNKKEIKKLYEKIALSENKEIREQKLDVSIYLSKILDIFHSVQGKEFEVEIEKLINDIIYFFNDENIIKYSIYFQKIFSILLLNNNPSLFINLFSQLEKTLNEYSEDIKEYFNLSLKFALSLNLSFVKKNEKYFINSYFIKDHEEFQVFIEEILNIVNSNMFQGDKVVFPLLNYIKFNDDQTGINFLSDNLFDLKFFKENQLELDEEKLKLSPRFIHFNEIGIFLFRKEIINILKEEETKEDIFNKTTNYFKLNFLESKLKNEQKKEIFKELFSYYKINQNLDFIKFDTKVKKSKFKIGIVSFIVKEKELLDNLDGNQNLTLNKKKRLIKILNEAKENSVDILVFSETSIPIQWLKFMSKFSRENQMIITGGLDHIFLNDTKKNVGNFLFTIVPFDTQKYKTSFIKFRLKNYYAPGERKQIIGRKFNIPILKEKKYDIFSWEGLYFSNFNCFELADIESRGLVKNYIDLLIASVFNKDINYFTNILESTCRDLHVYIAQSNTSIYGDCKILQPSKKDSMTKASISGGLSDNLLIEEINIENLRNFQLLDYILQEENKYFKLTPPDLDPEAVKARKENELNEYLIKKYPKEKYLKIEEKDKGLLKYLIDSLSENELNDILKVKLTVEEKKKKEKEFDSLFN, encoded by the coding sequence ATGGAAAATGAAATGGATTTAAGTTTAAAGTTGCAAGAAGCATATATTTTATTAAAAAAAAGTTTTTATTATGAAAATAATAGTTTACTTCATATAAAATTCCAGATAGCTAAATTTGAAGCAGAAAATAAATTGTTGGATAAACAAAATAGAGAGATATTTTTTGATGACTTAGCAGAACATATTAATAATGAAGTCTTTATAAATGAATTATTAAATAAAATAAGTTATAAAAAAATAATAAAAAAATTTGATGAAAATACTAAAGAAATTAAATATAACTATATTATAGATTGTCCTGTAGAATTACATTTAATTTCTATGTTATGGATCTTAGAATCTGGAGTAGAGTTAGATAAAGAAATAGTAAAAAATTCTTATGGTTATCGTTTAGAAAATGATAAGAATAAATCTATTTTTAAAAAATATATTATTCAGTATTATAAATGGCTAGAAAATGGATTAGAAATTGCTCAAGATTTAGTTGAAAGAAATGAAGATATTGTTTTATTAAAAATGGACTTGAAAAGATATTATTATAATATTTCTGAAGAGAATTTAATTACTCAAATAAAAAAACTAAATAATAATATTGAGGATAATAATTTATTTAATATAATTCTAAAAATTAATAAAAAATATACTGAGCTTTTAAAACTAGCTCTTCCACAAGAAGAAAAAGAAGGATTTGGGGAGTATTTTTTACCAATAGGTTTGTATAGTTCTGCTGTTTTAGCTAATTTTTATTTGAAAGAATTTGATGAAAATATTTTAAATTGTTATCCAGATTATTATGGAAGATATGTTGATGACATTTTTATTATTTTAAGAGAAAGAAATACTCTTACATCAACTGATGCAGAAGAGTATTTGAAAAATAGATTTCCAGAAGTCTTTAATAAAGAGTATTTAAGTAATTTAAAGTTAAATTTTGATTTTAAAAATAATAATAAAATAATAATGAAAACTTTAAGTGGAAACTTAAAAAAGATTAAGTTTAAAGAGGTTAAAGAAAAATTTTTAGAAAAGCCCAGTCCTTTTAATTTCTTGCCTAATAAAAAGGAAATAAAGAAATTATATGAAAAAATTGCTCTTTCAGAAAATAAAGAAATACGAGAACAAAAACTTGATGTTTCTATATATTTAAGTAAAATTTTAGATATTTTTCATAGTGTTCAAGGAAAAGAATTTGAAGTTGAGATAGAGAAACTAATCAATGATATTATATATTTTTTTAATGATGAAAATATAATAAAATATTCCATTTATTTTCAGAAAATATTTTCAATATTGTTATTAAATAATAATCCTTCTTTATTTATTAATCTTTTTTCACAACTAGAAAAAACTTTAAATGAATATTCAGAAGATATTAAAGAATATTTTAATCTTTCTTTAAAATTTGCACTTTCTTTAAATCTCAGCTTTGTCAAAAAAAATGAGAAATATTTTATCAATAGTTATTTTATAAAAGATCATGAAGAGTTTCAAGTATTTATAGAAGAGATTTTAAATATAGTTAATTCTAATATGTTTCAAGGAGATAAAGTTGTCTTTCCTTTATTAAATTATATTAAATTTAATGATGATCAAACAGGGATAAATTTTTTAAGTGATAATCTTTTTGACTTAAAATTCTTTAAAGAAAATCAGTTAGAGTTAGATGAAGAAAAATTGAAACTTTCACCAAGATTTATTCATTTTAATGAGATAGGAATTTTTTTATTTAGAAAAGAAATTATTAATATTCTTAAAGAAGAAGAAACTAAAGAGGATATATTTAATAAAACTACTAATTATTTTAAACTAAATTTTTTAGAATCAAAGCTTAAAAATGAACAAAAAAAAGAAATATTTAAAGAATTATTTTCTTATTATAAAATTAATCAAAATTTGGATTTTATCAAATTTGATACTAAAGTTAAAAAAAGTAAATTTAAAATAGGTATTGTTAGTTTTATAGTAAAGGAAAAAGAATTATTAGATAATTTAGATGGAAATCAAAATCTTACTCTCAATAAAAAGAAAAGATTGATTAAAATTTTAAATGAAGCTAAAGAAAATAGTGTTGATATTTTAGTTTTTTCTGAAACTTCAATTCCAATACAATGGCTAAAATTTATGAGTAAATTTTCAAGAGAAAATCAAATGATTATAACAGGAGGACTTGACCATATTTTTTTAAATGATACCAAGAAAAATGTAGGAAATTTTTTATTTACAATAGTACCTTTTGATACTCAAAAATATAAAACGTCATTTATAAAATTCAGACTTAAAAATTATTATGCTCCTGGAGAAAGAAAACAAATAATTGGAAGAAAATTTAATATACCTATTTTAAAAGAAAAAAAATATGACATTTTCTCTTGGGAAGGATTATATTTTTCAAACTTCAATTGTTTTGAATTAGCTGATATAGAAAGTAGAGGTTTAGTAAAAAATTATATAGATTTATTAATAGCTTCCGTCTTTAATAAAGATATTAATTATTTTACTAATATCTTAGAGTCTACTTGTAGAGATTTACATGTTTATATAGCTCAAAGTAATACTTCCATTTATGGTGATTGTAAAATATTACAACCAAGTAAGAAAGATTCAATGACAAAGGCAAGTATATCAGGGGGACTGAGTGATAATTTATTGATTGAAGAAATTAATATAGAAAATTTGAGAAATTTTCAATTACTAGATTATATTTTACAAGAAGAAAATAAATATTTTAAGTTAACTCCACCAGATTTAGATCCTGAAGCAGTAAAAGCGAGAAAAGAAAATGAATTAAATGAATATTTAATCAAAAAATATCCCAAAGAAAAATATCTCAAAATAGAAGAAAAAGATAAAGGGTTATTAAAATATTTGATAGATTCTTTATCAGAAAATGAATTAAATGATATTTTAAAAGTTAAATTGACTGTTGAAGAAAAAAAGAAAAAAGAAAAAGAATTTGATAGTTTATTCAATTAG
- a CDS encoding YhdH/YhfP family quinone oxidoreductase: MKRFKALVVRESNDEIIHNIEEIGFENLGQGDVVIKVEYSSVNYKDMLAVRKNGGVIRSYPMIPGIDLAGEVVSSKSPKFKSGDKVLVTGFEIGMTHTGGYSEFACVPAEWVVKIPEGLTTKEVMMIGTAGFTSAISIMALEKSGMCVENQPEILVTGASGGVGSVATQILIKSGYKNISVLSKERSKKSEFLNGLGVKKVYTLEEISPEEKKNKPLGKQQFHYILDTVGGEVASRLLAHIHYGGSMSMCGNAGGIKFQTTVLPFILRGVNILGIDSVNYPIEKRECIWSRFANEWNVLDKLNYQEVELESVSKVFQSLQEGSHTGRTIVKLGSK, encoded by the coding sequence ATGAAGAGATTTAAAGCTTTGGTTGTTAGAGAAAGTAATGATGAGATTATTCACAATATAGAAGAGATAGGTTTTGAAAATTTAGGACAGGGAGATGTAGTCATAAAGGTTGAATACTCATCTGTAAACTATAAAGATATGTTGGCAGTGAGAAAAAATGGTGGAGTGATTAGAAGTTACCCTATGATACCTGGAATAGATCTAGCTGGAGAGGTAGTTTCATCAAAGAGTCCAAAATTTAAATCGGGAGATAAAGTGTTAGTAACAGGATTTGAAATAGGAATGACACATACAGGAGGGTATTCTGAATTTGCTTGTGTTCCTGCTGAATGGGTAGTGAAAATTCCTGAAGGTCTTACTACTAAAGAGGTTATGATGATAGGAACAGCTGGATTTACCTCAGCCATTTCAATTATGGCTCTAGAAAAATCTGGAATGTGTGTTGAAAATCAACCTGAAATCTTGGTAACAGGTGCATCTGGTGGAGTTGGAAGTGTGGCTACACAGATTTTAATAAAGAGTGGATATAAGAATATCTCTGTTTTAAGTAAGGAGAGATCAAAAAAATCTGAATTTTTAAATGGATTGGGAGTTAAAAAAGTCTATACTCTTGAAGAGATATCACCAGAGGAAAAGAAAAATAAACCTTTGGGAAAACAGCAGTTTCATTATATTTTAGATACTGTTGGTGGAGAGGTAGCTTCTAGATTATTAGCTCATATACACTATGGTGGAAGTATGAGTATGTGTGGAAATGCAGGAGGGATAAAGTTTCAAACAACAGTCTTACCATTTATACTTCGTGGGGTAAATATACTTGGGATAGATTCAGTAAACTATCCAATAGAAAAGAGAGAGTGTATATGGAGTAGATTTGCAAATGAGTGGAATGTACTAGATAAATTAAACTATCAAGAGGTAGAGCTTGAAAGTGTATCTAAAGTGTTTCAGAGCCTTCAAGAGGGAAGCCACACTGGAAGAACAATAGTTAAATTAGGTAGCAAATAA